Proteins encoded in a region of the Halobacteriovoraceae bacterium genome:
- a CDS encoding RNA-binding protein, with the protein MNSKLYVGNLSYNLQEQSLKDVFAEFGEVRSAKIIMDRDSGNSKGFGFVEMGSNDEAQLAIDNLDGKEVDGRNIRVSIAKEKQGGARGGSRPQRNFNR; encoded by the coding sequence ATGAATTCAAAACTTTATGTTGGAAACTTGTCTTACAACCTACAAGAGCAATCTTTGAAAGATGTTTTTGCTGAGTTTGGAGAAGTTAGATCTGCAAAAATTATTATGGACCGTGACTCAGGAAACTCAAAAGGTTTTGGTTTTGTTGAAATGGGAAGTAATGACGAAGCACAATTGGCCATTGATAATCTAGATGGTAAAGAAGTTGATGGCAGAAATATCAGAGTTAGCATTGCAAAAGAAAAGCAAGGCGGTGCTCGTGGTGGATCTCGCCCTCAAAGAAATTTCAATAGATAA
- a CDS encoding LysM peptidoglycan-binding domain-containing protein, with translation MSFKNFLLCLFTVVSCSHIQKPTLNEINSADHQDSDPQETVVISETEEKQHDFNAYSNDRVNKWIEYFVSRDKDRFTRYLTRGLKYKEVIQTMLEEDQLPSILYYLPLIESGFALHAHSHASAVGPWQFIRGTSKRYSLKTNSYIDERKDPIRSTEAATKYLKDLYNVFHSWELAIAAYNCGEIRVLRAIMRGKSRDFWELADKKLLPNETINYVPKFLAAAIVGEDFEKYNLSVPSIETFPDVESVEVSGGVHLSQIAKKLEITLDELKEVNPGLKNNYTDGSTKLTDIWIPSNLVARANQIKNTFVRSVDYKNIKSIDDSPSIHKVKRGENLNLIAQKYKMSISKIIHINNLRSSRIYPGQNLALRTRHYKKVEGSKFYFVRKGDGLIAIANKFGISLNDLKKINNISGQRIYIGQKLSIQNNSQKNVLEYRVRRGDNLHRIADRYNVTVSSLIEKNGLRNSKIFVGQIIKI, from the coding sequence ATGAGTTTTAAAAATTTCTTATTGTGCTTATTCACCGTTGTTTCCTGTTCTCACATTCAAAAACCTACTTTAAATGAAATCAATTCTGCTGATCATCAAGATTCTGATCCCCAAGAAACAGTAGTCATTAGTGAAACTGAAGAAAAACAACATGATTTTAATGCCTATAGTAATGATCGAGTCAATAAATGGATTGAATACTTCGTGTCCAGAGACAAAGATCGTTTTACTCGCTATCTTACGCGAGGGCTTAAATATAAAGAAGTTATCCAAACTATGCTGGAAGAAGATCAATTACCAAGTATACTTTACTATCTTCCTTTAATAGAAAGTGGATTTGCCCTTCATGCCCATTCTCATGCAAGTGCAGTTGGGCCTTGGCAGTTTATTCGTGGTACTAGTAAACGATATTCTTTAAAGACTAACTCTTATATCGATGAGAGAAAAGATCCAATTCGCTCTACTGAGGCCGCTACAAAATATCTTAAAGATCTTTATAATGTTTTTCATTCGTGGGAACTTGCAATTGCTGCATACAATTGTGGGGAAATTAGAGTTTTGCGCGCGATTATGCGTGGAAAATCTAGAGATTTTTGGGAACTAGCAGATAAAAAACTACTCCCGAATGAAACTATTAATTATGTTCCTAAATTTTTAGCAGCTGCAATTGTGGGTGAAGATTTCGAAAAATATAATCTCTCTGTGCCAAGTATTGAAACTTTTCCTGATGTAGAATCAGTAGAAGTGAGTGGGGGAGTGCATCTCTCACAAATTGCCAAAAAGTTAGAAATCACTCTTGATGAACTCAAAGAAGTAAACCCTGGTTTAAAGAATAATTATACTGATGGAAGTACAAAGCTTACAGATATTTGGATACCTTCAAATCTAGTAGCAAGGGCCAACCAGATAAAAAATACGTTTGTTAGAAGTGTCGATTATAAAAATATTAAATCAATAGATGATAGTCCTAGCATCCATAAGGTAAAACGTGGTGAAAACTTGAATCTGATTGCTCAAAAGTATAAAATGAGTATTTCAAAAATTATACACATTAATAATCTTCGGAGTTCTCGAATCTATCCAGGACAGAATTTAGCACTTAGAACTCGTCACTATAAAAAAGTAGAGGGAAGCAAATTTTATTTTGTACGCAAAGGTGATGGCCTAATTGCAATAGCTAATAAATTTGGAATATCACTGAATGATTTAAAAAAAATAAATAATATCTCTGGACAACGAATATACATTGGACAGAAACTAAGTATTCAGAATAACTCTCAAAAAAATGTTTTAGAGTACCGGGTGAGAAGAGGGGATAACCTCCATCGAATTGCAGATAGATACAATGTCACAGTTAGCTCACTCATTGAAAAAAATGGGCTGAGAAATTCGAAAATATTTGT